From one Candidatus Zymogenus saltonus genomic stretch:
- a CDS encoding discoidin domain-containing protein, with product MANVALGKRVEEDWSNSIEATNGNVSKYTGNAGFAYTPWPDNLTIDLENIYELHVIRFLLFDGLGRPNSKTRDTRIYKYRLLTSKDHREWHLHFDTGKDGYNGWQEFEFIPPVQARYVRIHAMWNSANKWFHVVEVEAHDSPAPKMTAECVLKRTIRNSIDSNEIELGETYPLARKVSDLADQIEEIVNKHPDWLKEEPLLEVVKELRIRFRDINLIEQNIDSIRSEIIEPVTNEMDKASKLGKYSKYGFIFGIIGIIVTIIGLVISNYSYLKIINYLKQLSGH from the coding sequence ATGGCAAACGTAGCTTTAGGCAAGAGAGTAGAAGAGGATTGGAGTAATTCAATTGAAGCAACAAATGGTAATGTTTCTAAATACACGGGTAATGCAGGTTTTGCTTATACACCCTGGCCGGATAATTTGACAATTGATTTGGAAAATATTTATGAATTGCATGTAATAAGATTTTTATTGTTTGATGGACTTGGGCGACCTAATAGTAAAACCAGAGACACAAGGATATATAAGTATAGATTATTGACATCTAAGGATCACAGGGAATGGCACCTACATTTTGATACCGGAAAAGATGGTTATAACGGATGGCAGGAATTCGAATTTATTCCACCTGTTCAGGCAAGGTATGTAAGAATTCATGCAATGTGGAACTCAGCAAACAAGTGGTTTCATGTTGTTGAAGTAGAGGCACATGATAGTCCCGCACCTAAAATGACAGCCGAGTGTGTGCTAAAAAGAACTATAAGAAACTCAATTGATAGTAATGAAATTGAATTGGGAGAAACTTATCCCTTGGCAAGAAAGGTATCTGATTTGGCAGATCAAATTGAGGAAATAGTAAATAAACATCCCGACTGGCTCAAAGAAGAACCACTTTTAGAAGTTGTAAAAGAGTTACGCATAAGATTTAGAGATATTAATTTGATAGAACAGAATATTGACTCTATAAGAAGTGAAATTATTGAACCAGTTACAAATGAAATGGATAAAGCTAGTAAGCTGGGTAAGTATTCAAAATACGGTTTTATTTTCGGAATTATCGGTATAATAGTTACAATTATTGGTTTGGTTATTTCAAATTATTCGTATTTAAAAATCATAAATTATCTGAAACAACTCTCAGGCCATTAG
- the grpE gene encoding nucleotide exchange factor GrpE, translating to MDEREKKGAQVEGGEEIDNEIPKEDIDEALKEAEDISGDRSMKAEGDSGEGYEGRDDKRGVDEGMEGEGGEDGSSEVGVVREELENAKREASEKHDQYLRVLAEFENFKKRVQKESAESRRYANEELLKAMLPVIDNLERALEHGGNDAKDDPMVEGIKMVQKQFLETLTKFGVSQVEALGEPFDPNFHEAMMQIATNDSPPNTVVTEIAKGYLFNDRLIRPAMVGVSVAAGNADAQGLSSDEDDKAEGEDTGKEGADDMKEDGEGLD from the coding sequence ATGGATGAAAGAGAGAAGAAAGGGGCACAGGTAGAAGGTGGAGAGGAGATCGATAATGAGATCCCCAAGGAAGATATAGACGAGGCGCTCAAGGAGGCGGAGGATATTTCAGGGGATAGGTCTATGAAGGCGGAGGGCGATTCCGGGGAGGGGTATGAAGGGAGAGATGATAAAAGGGGGGTTGATGAGGGCATGGAGGGTGAGGGCGGGGAGGACGGCTCCTCCGAGGTTGGCGTCGTGAGGGAGGAGCTGGAGAACGCCAAGAGGGAGGCTTCGGAGAAGCACGATCAGTATCTCAGGGTGCTGGCGGAGTTCGAGAATTTCAAAAAGAGGGTCCAGAAGGAGTCGGCCGAATCGAGGAGATACGCCAACGAGGAGCTTCTCAAGGCTATGCTTCCGGTGATCGACAACCTCGAGCGGGCCCTGGAGCACGGCGGCAACGATGCCAAGGACGATCCAATGGTTGAGGGGATCAAGATGGTTCAGAAGCAGTTTCTGGAGACCCTCACGAAATTCGGCGTTTCACAGGTAGAGGCGTTGGGGGAGCCCTTCGATCCGAATTTCCATGAGGCGATGATGCAGATCGCCACGAACGATTCCCCCCCAAACACGGTCGTTACCGAGATAGCCAAGGGTTATCTTTTTAACGACAGGCTTATCAGGCCCGCGATGGTGGGGGTCTCGGTAGCAGCGGGCAATGCCGATGCTCAGGGTCTCTCATCAGACGAAGATGACAAGGCGGAGGGCGAAGATACAGGTAAGGAGGGGGCGGACGATATGAAGGAGGACGGAGAGGGTCTCGATTGA
- the rpoH gene encoding RNA polymerase sigma factor RpoH produces the protein MNGLPATTNPQSIYMNEINRYPLLSREEEFDLAVRWKEHKDIDAAHKLVVSNLRFVVKIAHEYKDYGLKLMDLVQEGNIGLMQAVKKFDPYKGFRLISYAVWWIRAYIQNFIIKSWSLVKIGTTQAQKKLFYKMKGAKRALGIDITKEDDISAIAKELDVNDDVVREMDQRLSGRDLSLNSSIGDEDDETTYIDFISEEPAQESGLIEDEEKRMLAEDIKDALKVLNEKERYIVKHRIMSQKPKTLQEIADKYSVSRERIRQIEVGALKKLRNVPAMDNYAVK, from the coding sequence ATGAATGGACTACCGGCAACGACAAATCCTCAAAGCATTTACATGAACGAGATAAATCGCTATCCGCTCCTCAGCCGCGAGGAGGAGTTCGATCTGGCCGTCAGGTGGAAGGAACATAAAGACATAGACGCCGCCCATAAGTTGGTTGTCTCCAACCTGAGGTTCGTGGTGAAGATTGCCCATGAATACAAAGACTACGGCCTCAAGCTCATGGACCTCGTTCAAGAGGGGAACATCGGCCTCATGCAGGCTGTAAAGAAATTCGATCCCTACAAGGGATTCAGGCTTATATCGTACGCCGTCTGGTGGATACGGGCCTACATCCAGAACTTCATCATAAAGTCGTGGAGCCTTGTCAAGATAGGCACAACCCAGGCACAGAAGAAGCTCTTCTACAAGATGAAGGGGGCCAAGAGGGCCCTGGGAATCGACATTACCAAGGAGGATGACATCTCCGCAATAGCCAAGGAACTGGACGTCAATGACGACGTCGTAAGGGAGATGGACCAGAGGCTTTCGGGCCGGGACCTCTCGCTTAACAGCAGTATCGGCGATGAAGATGATGAAACCACATATATTGACTTCATATCGGAAGAACCTGCCCAGGAGTCCGGCCTCATAGAGGACGAAGAGAAGCGTATGCTTGCAGAGGATATTAAAGACGCCCTCAAGGTACTGAACGAGAAGGAGAGATATATAGTAAAACACCGAATAATGTCACAAAAGCCCAAAACGCTCCAAGAGATAGCAGACAAATACAGCGTTTCAAGGGAGAGGATTCGCCAGATCGAGGTCGGAGCATTAAAAAAATTGAGGAATGTCCCCGCTATGGACAATTACGCCGTAAAATAG
- a CDS encoding NYN domain-containing protein: protein MSNTERVAIFIDGSNFYHGLKTFLGHARVNFEKFCNVLTEGRHLTRIYYYNAPLPQDFDSERYREQQKFFESIRKIPYLDLKLGKIEIRGAALVEKGVDVLIAIDMIKYAKNNAYDTAILVSGDGDFAPVLEFLKDYGKHIENAYFKKGRSYNLSNHSDRFIKLDNLNWEDLIL from the coding sequence ATGAGTAATACCGAGAGGGTGGCTATCTTTATCGATGGCAGTAATTTTTACCATGGATTGAAGACCTTTTTAGGACATGCAAGGGTTAACTTTGAAAAGTTCTGTAATGTCTTAACGGAAGGAAGACATTTAACAAGGATCTATTACTATAATGCACCGCTTCCTCAGGATTTTGACAGCGAAAGATATCGAGAACAGCAAAAATTCTTCGAGAGTATTAGAAAAATACCTTATCTTGACCTGAAACTGGGTAAGATCGAAATAAGGGGCGCAGCACTTGTTGAAAAAGGTGTTGATGTACTTATAGCTATAGATATGATTAAGTATGCAAAAAATAATGCATACGATACCGCAATCCTTGTTTCCGGTGATGGGGACTTTGCCCCCGTATTGGAGTTTTTAAAAGACTACGGAAAACATATAGAGAATGCATACTTTAAGAAGGGCAGATCATATAATCTTAGCAATCATTCCGACAGGTTTATAAAGTTAGATAACCTGAATTGGGAAGATTTGATTTTGTAG
- the hrcA gene encoding heat-inducible transcription repressor HrcA: MIPKIGDRAREVLLAVIDDFIKHGEPVGSRTVSKRKDIDVSSATIRNIMSDLEEIGFLTQPHTSAGRVPTDNAFRFYVDSLIKVSDLTRSEELEIERSVRPQSSDIKDVIKETSRVLSEMSQYIALVSTPSFTDTVFRQIDFVRLTGSKILTILVSSSGMIYNKIINAEEELDQEKLDWMSRYLNDVLSDLTLVEVRGKILEEMQKEKNLYDELLIKALSISDKVINEEIIDDEIFIEGSANIFSHPEFTDINKMKRIFMAFENKHYLLKLLEKVAKANGIKVFIGSESKIKYISDCTIIASPYEKGGQVLGSIGVIGPMRMDYAKIIPVVDFAASLVSRFLEEDD; encoded by the coding sequence ATGATACCAAAGATCGGGGATAGGGCGAGGGAAGTACTCCTTGCCGTAATAGACGATTTCATAAAGCACGGTGAGCCGGTGGGCTCGCGGACGGTTTCCAAGAGAAAGGATATCGACGTGAGCTCCGCGACGATAAGAAACATCATGTCCGATCTGGAGGAGATAGGTTTTCTCACTCAGCCCCATACATCGGCCGGCAGGGTGCCCACGGATAACGCCTTCAGGTTCTACGTGGACAGCCTCATAAAGGTAAGCGACCTCACGAGGAGCGAGGAGCTGGAGATAGAGCGGAGCGTGAGGCCGCAGAGCTCCGATATAAAGGACGTTATCAAGGAGACATCGAGGGTACTCTCGGAGATGTCTCAATACATCGCGCTGGTGAGCACGCCGAGTTTCACCGATACCGTATTCAGACAGATAGATTTTGTGAGGCTTACGGGGAGCAAGATTCTCACAATCCTCGTTTCAAGCAGCGGGATGATCTACAACAAGATTATCAACGCCGAAGAAGAATTGGATCAGGAGAAGCTGGATTGGATGTCCCGGTATCTCAACGATGTTTTGTCCGATCTGACCCTGGTGGAGGTAAGGGGGAAGATACTCGAAGAGATGCAGAAGGAGAAGAACCTTTACGACGAGCTGTTGATCAAGGCTCTGTCGATCTCGGACAAGGTGATAAACGAGGAGATCATCGATGATGAGATATTTATCGAGGGAAGCGCAAATATCTTCAGCCATCCGGAGTTTACCGACATAAACAAGATGAAGAGGATATTCATGGCTTTTGAGAATAAGCATTACTTATTGAAATTATTGGAAAAGGTCGCGAAGGCCAACGGGATCAAGGTCTTTATCGGATCGGAGAGCAAAATCAAATATATAAGCGACTGTACGATTATCGCCTCTCCCTATGAGAAGGGGGGACAGGTGCTCGGAAGCATCGGGGTGATCGGGCCGATGAGGATGGATTATGCGAAGATCATCCCGGTTGTTGATTTTGCCGCGAGTCTGGTATCGAGGTTTTTGGAAGAAGATGATTAA
- a CDS encoding helix-turn-helix domain-containing protein — MRQRKNKYLTNINPKKVSERLNELIKKTGLKQYQFAEKCNITAAALSTYLNKERIPESAILARIADFTNTSMEWLLTGKTVNEQIMEKGDEFHNQVLKDMADEIEIWREKALEAENLLRSTQEVMSVMESGGDYKDADPEKINPDEVSLLSNFRLLSEKNQEKVLEYTEDQIRVEKSKK, encoded by the coding sequence ATGAGACAGAGAAAAAACAAGTATCTAACAAATATCAACCCTAAAAAAGTCTCCGAAAGACTTAACGAGCTGATCAAAAAGACTGGTCTCAAGCAGTATCAGTTTGCCGAAAAATGCAACATCACCGCAGCGGCCCTCTCCACCTACCTCAATAAGGAGAGAATCCCCGAATCCGCAATTCTCGCGAGGATCGCAGACTTCACAAACACCTCCATGGAATGGCTGCTCACGGGGAAAACGGTAAACGAGCAAATCATGGAAAAGGGTGACGAATTCCACAATCAGGTGCTTAAAGATATGGCCGACGAAATCGAGATCTGGAGGGAAAAGGCATTGGAGGCCGAAAACCTTCTCAGGTCCACCCAGGAGGTCATGAGCGTTATGGAGTCCGGCGGCGATTACAAAGACGCCGATCCCGAAAAGATCAATCCTGATGAAGTATCCCTCCTTTCCAACTTCAGGCTGCTTTCAGAAAAGAATCAGGAAAAGGTGTTGGAGTACACGGAGGACCAGATCAGAGTTGAAAAATCAAAAAAGTAA
- the dnaK gene encoding molecular chaperone DnaK codes for MGKVIGIDLGTTNSCVAVMEAGDPKVLTNAEGSRTTPSMVAFTDSGERLVGQVAKRQAITNPERTIYAVKRFIGRKFDDAEVQKDVRICPFKIIEAKNGDAHVSVDDKDYSPAEISAIILTKMKQTAEDYLGEKVQDAVITVPAYFNDSQRQATKDAGKIAGLNVLRIINEPTAASLAYGLEKKTEEKIAVFDLGGGTFDISILELGEGVFEVKSTNGDTHLGGEDFDQNVIEYLADEFRRDQGIDLRGDKMALQRLKEGAEKAKMELSTSMETDINLPFITADASGPKHLNIKLTRAKLEALVDELIQKLEGPCRTALKDAGMSSGDIDEVILVGGMTRMPKVQEKVKAIFGKDPHKGVNPDEVVAMGAAIQGGVLTGDVKDVLLLDVTPLSLGIETLGGVFTKLIEKNTTIPTKKGQIFSTAADNQTAVSIHVLQGEREMAAYNKTIGRFDLVGIPPAPRGIPQIEVTFDIDANGIMHVYAKDLGTGKEQSIRITASSGLSEEEIEKLIKDAEAHAGEDKKKKELAEARNEADGLVYTTEKSLSEFGDKLDPANKSEVEAALKKAKEAMEGTDAEAIKAATKRLMESSHKLAEAMYARASSTSDAGPGPGPEPNAGGAGGGPGPGAGADSGADDVVDADFEEVDEDKKE; via the coding sequence ATGGGTAAGGTTATTGGTATCGATCTCGGTACGACAAATTCATGTGTTGCCGTGATGGAGGCCGGAGATCCGAAGGTCCTCACGAATGCCGAGGGGAGCCGCACAACCCCATCGATGGTTGCGTTTACCGACAGCGGTGAGCGCCTTGTGGGGCAGGTTGCGAAGAGACAGGCGATTACCAATCCGGAAAGGACAATCTACGCCGTGAAGCGTTTCATCGGAAGAAAGTTTGACGACGCGGAGGTTCAGAAGGACGTCCGGATTTGTCCCTTTAAGATAATTGAGGCCAAAAACGGCGACGCCCACGTATCCGTTGACGACAAGGATTACAGTCCCGCAGAGATATCCGCTATTATTTTAACCAAGATGAAGCAGACCGCGGAGGATTACCTGGGCGAAAAGGTGCAGGATGCGGTTATCACCGTTCCGGCTTATTTCAACGACAGCCAGAGGCAGGCGACGAAGGACGCCGGGAAGATCGCCGGATTGAACGTGCTCAGGATAATAAACGAGCCGACGGCGGCCTCGCTGGCCTACGGCCTCGAAAAGAAGACCGAGGAGAAGATAGCGGTCTTCGACCTCGGCGGCGGGACATTCGATATCTCGATTCTCGAGCTCGGCGAGGGGGTGTTCGAGGTAAAATCGACCAACGGCGACACCCACCTGGGCGGTGAGGACTTCGACCAGAATGTCATCGAGTACCTGGCCGATGAGTTCAGGAGGGACCAGGGGATCGATCTCAGGGGCGACAAGATGGCCCTACAGAGGCTGAAGGAGGGGGCGGAGAAGGCCAAGATGGAGCTCTCCACCTCGATGGAGACCGATATTAATCTCCCCTTTATAACGGCCGACGCCTCCGGCCCGAAGCACCTTAACATTAAGCTGACACGGGCGAAGCTCGAGGCCTTGGTGGACGAACTCATCCAGAAGCTCGAGGGGCCGTGCAGGACGGCTCTCAAGGACGCGGGCATGTCTTCGGGTGACATAGACGAGGTAATCCTCGTTGGCGGCATGACCCGGATGCCGAAGGTGCAGGAGAAGGTCAAGGCCATCTTCGGCAAAGACCCTCACAAGGGTGTAAACCCGGACGAGGTCGTTGCGATGGGCGCCGCGATTCAGGGAGGGGTGCTGACCGGGGATGTCAAGGACGTCCTGCTCCTCGATGTTACTCCCCTCTCCCTCGGCATCGAGACCCTGGGCGGCGTGTTCACCAAGCTCATAGAGAAGAACACCACAATCCCGACGAAGAAGGGGCAGATATTTTCCACGGCGGCCGACAACCAGACTGCTGTGTCGATCCACGTCCTTCAGGGCGAGCGGGAGATGGCGGCGTACAACAAGACGATCGGGCGGTTCGACCTGGTCGGCATCCCGCCGGCGCCCAGGGGTATTCCCCAGATCGAGGTCACGTTCGACATCGACGCAAACGGCATCATGCACGTTTACGCCAAGGACCTCGGCACCGGAAAGGAGCAGTCCATCAGGATAACCGCCTCGAGCGGACTCTCCGAGGAGGAGATCGAGAAGCTGATAAAGGACGCCGAGGCCCACGCCGGCGAGGACAAGAAGAAGAAGGAACTCGCGGAGGCGAGGAACGAGGCGGACGGTCTCGTCTATACGACCGAGAAGTCTCTCTCGGAGTTCGGCGACAAGCTCGATCCCGCCAACAAGTCCGAGGTGGAGGCGGCGCTGAAGAAGGCCAAGGAGGCGATGGAGGGGACGGACGCGGAGGCGATAAAGGCCGCAACGAAGAGGCTTATGGAATCGTCCCATAAGCTCGCGGAGGCGATGTACGCCCGGGCCTCCTCAACAAGCGATGCGGGGCCGGGCCCCGGACCTGAGCCGAATGCTGGGGGTGCCGGAGGCGGCCCAGGGCCGGGAGCGGGCGCCGATTCAGGCGCGGATGACGTTGTGGACGCGGATTTTGAAGAGGTGGACGAGGATAAAAAGGAATAG
- the dnaJ gene encoding molecular chaperone DnaJ, producing the protein MIKRDYYEVLGVGRSADNEEIKKAYRKAALKYHPDKNPGDSQAEDKFKEASEAYQVLSDREKRDLYDRFGHDGLSGAGFRGFGDFDFGFRGFEDIFSDVFGDIFGMRGRRQRGIRGSDLRYHLTIDFEEAVFGVDAKVKVPRMESCESCDGTGAEPPTSPESCPICHGTGQIRTQQGIFAISRTCTKCRGSGQIIKTPCKTCNGQGRVKKSRTITVKVPPGVESSTRLRLSGEGELGTGGAPPGDLYVVIEVRPHSIFQREGQDIYCYVPVTFPEAALGTEIDVPTLEGLIKMKVSSGTQSGTVLTLKGKGVPHLNGHGRGDEHVIVKVETPTKLTKRQKDLLKEFAHESGGETHPEREGFFEKVKGIFN; encoded by the coding sequence TTGATTAAGAGAGATTACTACGAGGTCCTCGGGGTCGGCAGAAGCGCGGACAATGAAGAGATAAAGAAGGCTTACAGAAAAGCCGCTCTCAAATACCATCCCGACAAGAATCCGGGGGACTCTCAGGCAGAGGATAAATTCAAGGAGGCCTCCGAGGCCTATCAGGTCCTCTCCGATCGCGAGAAGAGGGACCTCTACGACAGGTTCGGTCACGACGGCCTCTCCGGCGCGGGGTTCAGGGGATTCGGCGATTTCGACTTCGGATTTAGGGGCTTCGAGGATATATTCTCCGACGTCTTCGGCGATATATTCGGGATGAGGGGGAGGAGGCAGAGGGGGATCAGGGGGAGCGATCTGAGGTACCACCTGACGATCGACTTCGAGGAGGCGGTATTCGGGGTGGACGCCAAGGTCAAGGTCCCGAGGATGGAGAGTTGCGAGAGCTGCGACGGGACCGGGGCCGAGCCGCCCACCAGTCCGGAGAGCTGTCCCATTTGTCACGGCACCGGACAGATAAGGACGCAGCAGGGTATCTTTGCCATATCGAGGACGTGCACTAAGTGCCGGGGGAGCGGTCAGATCATCAAGACGCCCTGCAAGACCTGCAACGGCCAGGGGAGGGTGAAGAAGAGCCGCACGATAACGGTGAAGGTTCCGCCCGGCGTGGAGAGTTCGACGAGGCTGAGGCTCTCCGGCGAGGGCGAGCTTGGGACCGGCGGGGCGCCTCCCGGAGACCTCTACGTGGTCATCGAGGTAAGGCCCCATTCGATCTTTCAGAGGGAGGGACAGGACATCTACTGCTACGTCCCGGTTACGTTCCCTGAGGCCGCATTGGGAACGGAGATAGATGTCCCGACGCTGGAGGGTCTGATAAAGATGAAGGTCTCCTCCGGGACGCAGTCGGGGACGGTTCTGACGCTCAAGGGGAAGGGAGTGCCGCACCTCAACGGCCACGGCAGGGGCGATGAGCACGTCATTGTCAAGGTGGAGACGCCCACAAAGCTCACGAAGAGACAGAAAGACCTGCTCAAGGAGTTCGCCCACGAAAGCGGCGGCGAGACCCATCCGGAGAGGGAGGGCTTCTTCGAGAAGGTCAAGGGGATATTCAATTGA
- a CDS encoding patatin-like phospholipase family protein has product MISKRILNLSILLAFLIFLASTTGCSIFSNKFVVYSQPIPQPKAYNALDDGDYFLAVTVSGGGSRSAVWSAAVFRELFRQAKLPDGRSILDEIDYISSVSGGSVSSAYYCLNKPESDTTNIEEHAAFFDKFVKEMRRNIERDILFKPWLWHRIFLQSVERAYFLKWDFDKYYFHNATFNDLYKRQIEGICPTLIVNGTVMDTGSKFLFTTVRRDVFSSHAEEELGSKLIDTGMGKSNVPLEEGLLNIKLCEDIGISVGDMEVSRAVVASAAVPLIFGPIIFKDEITSTPENPKYVHVVDGGVGDTLGLESIMELVFDRYNSPGKKYRGGMVIIIDANQRIDPTASENLIRGLKAGATIERTRVIYAYRGKTLAYITIMFIQDNSRYKDIDFVYISPYLVKDPAILESLRDEQGFERYTPSELDVIVERFQKTPTRFQIKPELADNLECAARLVVGTVKDRILENYLRCNGVE; this is encoded by the coding sequence ATGATTTCTAAGAGGATACTTAACCTATCGATTCTTCTTGCCTTTCTAATATTTCTCGCCTCTACCACAGGATGCAGCATCTTCAGCAACAAATTTGTCGTCTACTCGCAGCCCATTCCCCAACCCAAGGCCTACAACGCGCTGGATGACGGCGACTACTTCCTGGCGGTTACCGTCTCGGGCGGCGGGAGCAGGTCAGCGGTCTGGAGCGCCGCCGTATTCAGGGAGCTGTTTCGTCAGGCGAAGCTCCCGGACGGCCGGAGCATCCTCGATGAGATCGACTACATCTCCAGCGTATCCGGGGGGAGCGTCTCCTCCGCCTACTACTGCCTGAACAAGCCGGAGTCGGACACGACCAACATCGAAGAGCACGCCGCATTTTTCGACAAGTTCGTCAAGGAGATGAGGAGAAATATCGAGAGGGATATCCTCTTCAAGCCCTGGCTCTGGCACAGGATATTTCTCCAGTCGGTCGAGAGGGCCTACTTCCTGAAGTGGGACTTCGACAAATACTATTTTCACAACGCCACCTTCAACGATCTATACAAAAGGCAGATAGAGGGGATCTGTCCCACGCTGATCGTAAACGGAACGGTGATGGACACGGGCTCGAAGTTCCTCTTCACCACGGTCAGGAGGGACGTCTTCAGCTCCCACGCGGAGGAGGAGCTGGGAAGCAAGCTCATTGACACCGGTATGGGCAAGAGCAACGTGCCGCTCGAGGAGGGTCTCCTGAACATAAAGCTGTGCGAGGACATCGGAATCTCGGTAGGTGATATGGAGGTGTCGAGGGCGGTGGTCGCCTCGGCGGCCGTCCCGCTTATATTCGGCCCCATCATTTTCAAGGACGAGATAACCTCCACGCCGGAAAACCCGAAATACGTCCACGTGGTGGACGGGGGCGTGGGGGACACCCTGGGCCTCGAGTCGATCATGGAGCTCGTCTTTGACAGGTACAACAGTCCGGGCAAGAAGTACAGGGGCGGCATGGTGATCATCATCGACGCCAACCAGCGAATCGACCCGACCGCCTCGGAAAATCTAATCCGCGGGCTGAAGGCGGGCGCAACCATAGAGCGAACGAGGGTGATATACGCCTACCGGGGAAAGACGCTGGCCTACATCACCATCATGTTCATCCAAGATAATTCCAGGTACAAGGATATCGACTTCGTATACATCTCGCCCTACCTCGTCAAGGACCCGGCCATATTGGAGAGCCTGAGAGACGAGCAGGGATTCGAGCGCTACACCCCCTCCGAGCTTGACGTTATCGTGGAGAGGTTCCAGAAGACGCCGACGCGGTTTCAGATCAAACCGGAGCTGGCCGACAACCTCGAGTGCGCCGCAAGGCTGGTCGTGGGGACGGTGAAAGACAGGATTCTGGAGAATTATCTAAGGTGTAATGGGGTTGAGTGA
- the bamD gene encoding outer membrane protein assembly factor BamD: MLNFFRTNTVKTNTIKYMKRKLSITLLPVIIIATLAMLFAASGCGGGDKNVRTSTGEPEPTLDYDLKTAEKLFADEEYEDAAVAYENFIKKHPLNDNVPYALFREGLAYFKSSTDPKRDQTPTEKAAMKFSQLILTYPNSKYTSNSMSYLRLCHERLAEYNYNVGIYYFDREEYNAAIIRFEEVINKYSGFGFDEQSKRYIEESKKRLSELK; this comes from the coding sequence ATGTTGAACTTTTTCAGGACAAACACGGTAAAAACAAACACAATAAAATATATGAAGCGGAAGCTATCGATTACATTGCTTCCCGTAATAATAATCGCCACTTTAGCGATGCTGTTCGCAGCCTCGGGATGTGGTGGCGGTGATAAAAACGTAAGAACCAGCACCGGAGAGCCGGAGCCTACCCTCGATTATGATCTGAAGACCGCCGAGAAACTATTCGCGGATGAAGAATACGAAGATGCCGCAGTAGCCTACGAAAACTTCATAAAGAAACACCCATTGAACGACAATGTCCCGTATGCCCTCTTTCGTGAAGGTCTTGCATACTTCAAGTCATCCACGGACCCAAAGCGCGACCAGACGCCTACCGAAAAGGCGGCCATGAAATTTTCCCAGCTCATTCTCACGTACCCGAACAGCAAATACACATCCAACTCCATGAGCTACCTAAGACTGTGCCACGAAAGACTTGCGGAATACAACTACAACGTGGGCATATACTATTTCGACAGGGAAGAATACAACGCGGCCATAATACGTTTTGAAGAGGTCATAAATAAATACTCCGGCTTTGGATTCGATGAACAGTCAAAGAGGTACATCGAAGAGAGCAAAAAGCGTCTCTCCGAACTAAAATAA
- a CDS encoding tetratricopeptide repeat protein, with product MIKLKSNLYWLGKEAYINNDYDAAMEYFSEIIKEGYEFADVYNMVGIIHHDNGKFDKAVQALEKAIKLNPKYTDASLNLAVIYNDMGQLEKARKIYAKAKQIVKEETTTDGLDPFSLGKLSNLHANLADIYYAHGIYKEAIKEYQKALALSPDFVDIRTKLGIALRESGKPRESIEELEKALALKPDYTQALLAIGLSHYIEENIEEAKKYWEKALKQNPDEKRAKFYLQMIEADIIS from the coding sequence ATGATTAAGCTAAAAAGCAATCTCTATTGGCTCGGCAAAGAGGCTTACATAAACAACGACTATGATGCGGCCATGGAGTACTTTTCCGAGATAATAAAAGAGGGATACGAGTTTGCGGATGTCTACAACATGGTGGGGATTATCCACCATGACAACGGGAAGTTTGATAAGGCGGTTCAGGCCCTTGAAAAAGCGATCAAGTTGAATCCTAAATATACCGATGCCTCGCTCAACCTGGCAGTAATCTACAACGACATGGGTCAGCTGGAAAAGGCCAGGAAAATATACGCCAAAGCCAAACAGATCGTAAAAGAAGAGACCACAACCGATGGGCTCGATCCCTTCTCCCTGGGAAAACTCTCAAACCTCCACGCTAATCTCGCGGACATTTACTACGCCCACGGAATATATAAAGAGGCGATAAAAGAGTACCAAAAGGCCCTGGCCCTGAGTCCCGATTTCGTCGACATCAGGACCAAGCTCGGAATCGCACTGAGAGAATCGGGAAAACCCCGGGAATCAATAGAGGAACTGGAAAAAGCACTGGCCCTAAAGCCCGATTATACCCAGGCGCTCTTGGCCATCGGCTTGAGCCACTATATAGAAGAAAACATCGAAGAAGCAAAAAAATATTGGGAAAAGGCCCTGAAACAAAACCCCGATGAAAAAAGGGCCAAATTCTACCTCCAGATGATAGAGGCGGACATTATCTCATAA